One genomic segment of Cellulophaga sp. HaHaR_3_176 includes these proteins:
- a CDS encoding DUF1444 family protein, producing the protein MSNTIHGPEKTPEEIAKIVEQTENSDKKIYPILKPGDWVGLKAGALSSTLIPSEDGAEVVIGYGMDTPDNFVFLTKQHLETMDAKQITQEAFTNLEKCDPGLTFVGALDNKAVGANGNDFSSETILSKTHMLKAHAMLDAEELLVSIPRRTCMTIISRQADEDTINKFAFLHNHTWEDDSFGNAPITNSFFIVKDGNIVGHIPL; encoded by the coding sequence ATGAGTAATACCATTCACGGTCCCGAAAAAACACCTGAAGAAATAGCTAAAATAGTAGAACAAACAGAGAATAGCGATAAAAAAATCTATCCTATTTTAAAACCCGGAGACTGGGTTGGATTAAAAGCAGGGGCTTTGAGTTCTACTTTAATTCCTTCTGAAGATGGCGCAGAAGTCGTTATAGGATACGGTATGGATACACCAGATAACTTTGTGTTTTTAACTAAACAGCATTTAGAAACTATGGATGCTAAACAAATTACGCAAGAAGCCTTCACCAATTTAGAAAAATGTGATCCAGGACTAACATTTGTTGGTGCTCTAGATAACAAAGCCGTTGGTGCTAACGGGAACGACTTTTCTAGTGAAACCATTCTTTCTAAAACCCATATGCTAAAAGCACATGCTATGTTAGACGCTGAAGAATTATTAGTATCTATTCCAAGAAGAACTTGTATGACTATTATTTCAAGACAAGCAGATGAAGACACGATTAATAAGTTTGCTTTTTTACACAACCATACTTGGGAGGATGATAGTTTTGGTAATGCACCTATTACAAATTCATTTTTTATTGTAAAAGATGGTAACATTGTTGGTCATATTCCATTATAA
- a CDS encoding DUF1444 family protein, giving the protein MSGTLHGKEKSPEEIEKIIEQTKNSDQKIYPILKPGNWAGLKAGALSSNLINTEAGPKVVIAYGIDTPDNFVFLTQQHLETMDSKQITNEAFRNLGNYETEFTYSEVLQNKVLTSSGNNFSSERILNEAHMLKAHTMLEADELFVSVPRRSCMMVISRNADEELLEAFLSLHKDAWEDDSYGNAPIANILFTMKAGRITGHIALHNLSDYQ; this is encoded by the coding sequence ATGAGTGGTACACTTCACGGTAAAGAAAAATCTCCAGAAGAAATAGAGAAAATTATTGAGCAGACTAAAAATAGTGATCAAAAAATCTATCCTATTTTAAAACCAGGAAATTGGGCTGGGCTTAAAGCTGGGGCATTAAGTTCTAATTTAATAAATACAGAAGCCGGACCAAAGGTTGTTATTGCTTACGGTATAGATACACCAGATAATTTTGTGTTTTTAACGCAACAACATTTGGAAACCATGGACAGTAAGCAAATTACAAATGAAGCTTTTAGAAATTTAGGAAATTATGAAACAGAATTCACCTATTCTGAAGTACTGCAAAATAAGGTTTTAACCTCTAGTGGAAACAATTTTTCTAGTGAACGTATACTCAATGAAGCACATATGTTAAAAGCACACACCATGCTAGAAGCCGACGAATTATTTGTTTCTGTACCAAGGCGCTCTTGTATGATGGTAATTTCGAGAAACGCTGACGAAGAACTACTTGAAGCTTTTTTAAGCTTACACAAAGATGCTTGGGAAGACGATAGCTATGGAAATGCGCCAATAGCAAATATTCTCTTCACCATGAAAGCAGGCCGAATTACGGGACATATTGCCTTACATAACTTGTCTGATTACCAATAA